The genomic segment ACGAGAGTGATAACTCCTTCAGTCAGTTCTACTGCTACGTCACCGACGATTACTTTGGTCTGCTCGACGATGACGAGGGTGCCGACGTCTCTCGTGCTGGCATCGATGTCGCAGTGGGACGCCTGTCGGCTCGCACCCTGGCACAAGCCACCGCCATGGTCGATAAGATCATTGACTATCGCACCAACAACCATGCCGCCGCCTGGCAGAACACCATCTGCATCCTGGGCGACGACGGCGACAGCAACCGTCATATGCAGGATGCCGAGTCAGTGGCCAATGTTGTGGCCACCCGCTATCCCTCTTACGACCTGAAGAAGATCTATTGGGATGCCTACACTCGCGAGTCAACCTCCACGGGCAATCGCTATCCTGAGGTTGAAAAACTCGTTCGCCAGCAGATGCAGCGTGGTGCCCTGGTGATGAACTACTCAGGTCATGGCTCCGTCTATATCATGTCTCACGAGCAGGCCGTCAAGAAGGAATTCTTCTCAGAGCACATGTCGCTCAACCTGCCCCTGTGGGTCACAGCATCGTGCGATATCATGCCCTTCGACGGTCAGGAAGAGAACTTTGGCGAGTTGGCCATGTACAACGACTATGGTGGCGCCGTGGCTTTCTTTGGCACCACTCGCACCGTCTATGCCAACTACAACTGCATGCTGAACAAGACCTTCATGAACCATGTGCTCAGCACCGATGCCAATGGTCGCCGCATGACCATGGGCGAAGCCGTGATGAAGGCCAAGAATACCTATGTGTCGAGCTATACCGAGATGGAGCGCATCAACAAGATGCACTATACCCTGCTGGGCGATCCAGCTCTGGCGCTGGCAGCGCCCACGCTGAAGGCCGTTATCGACAGCATCAATGGTGCGCCCGCCACAGGCATGCAGCAGTTGAAGGCTGGCTCCGTTGTCACCGTCAAGGGGCATATCGACGGTCATCCCCAGTTCAAAGGACTGGCCACCCTGACCGTTCGCGACCAGGAAGAGACCGTCACCTGTCGTCGCAACGACCCCTCGCTCGATGTGGCCTTCACCTTCAAGGAACGTCCCAACACCATCTATACTGGTCGCGACAGCGTGCAGAACGGCACCTTCACCTTCCAGTTCTCCGTGCCTCAGGACATCAGCTATTCCGACCAGGCTGGCCTTATGCTCATCTATGCCGTTAGCAACGACAAAACCCTCGAGGCCCATGGCATCAACAGTGCCTTCCACCTCTCAGGTTCCGAAGGCTCGGCCAACGACGGCATTGGTCCTTCCGTCTATTGCTATCTGAACAGCGAGCACTTTATGAACGGCGGCACTGTCAACGCCACGCCCTATTTCTATGCCGAGTTGTCCGACAAGGACGGCATCAACGTGGCAGGCAGTGGCATTGGTCACGACCTAGAGCTTGTCATCGATGGCGACATGAACATGACTTACAATCTGAACGATGCGTTCCAGTACGACTTCGGCGATTATCGCACGGGTCGTGTGGGCTATTCGCTGCCCACGCTCGCCGATGGTCCCCATAAGTTGCTGTTCCGTGCGTGGGATGTGCTCAACAATGCCACCACCGCCGAACTGCAGTTCACCGTCGAGGCCCAGCAGGAGCCCTTGCTGCGCAGTGTTGTCTGCACCAAGAATCCAGCCACCACCTATACCCAGTTCCTCATCACCCACGACCGCACTGGCAGCCAGATGGACGTAGAACTCGAGGTGTTCGATGCCTCAGGCCGCAAACTGTGGGGTAGGGTGGAGACAGGTATCCCCACCGATCAGACCTACACTATCGCCTGGGACCTCACCTCCAGCAGTGGCAGCCGACTGCGCACGGGCGTCTATCTCTATCGTGTGCTTATCAGCAGCAACGGCAGTCGCCAGGTGTCCGAGGCCAAAAAGTTGATTGTGCTGGGCAATAATTAATCCATCCTTGCGTTTATATAATCGATGAAAAGACTATCATATATCCTAAGTATGGCTTTTGGCCTGTGGCTCGGAGCTGTACAAGGCGCTAGCGCCGACGACTACAAGACGAACACGTTCAACCCCGTTGAGCATGCCGTGATATCACAGACCATTGCCCCCGATGCCCGTTCGGCTGGTATGGGCGATGTGGGTGCTGCCACCGACCCTGATGTCAACTCGCAGCACTGGAACCTGGCCAAGTATCCATTCTGCATCAGTCGTGCAGGTGTGTCTCTGAACTACACCCCCTGGCTGCGCCAGTTGGTCAACGATATCGACCTGGCCTATGTTACAGGCTATTATCGCATTGGCGACTATGGTGCCCTGTCAGGTTCATTGCGCTATTTCTCGCTGGGTACGGTCTATACCGATGGCATCGGCGAGGACGAGTCGACCACGGTGAAGCCCTACGAGATGGCTCTCGACGTGGCCTACTCGCGCATGCTGAGTGAGCACTTCTCGCTGGGCGTTGGCCTGCGCTGGATCTATAGTGACCTGCGTTATGACTATAGCGAGGACTCGAAGCCCGCCAATACCTTCTCTGCCGACATCGCCATGTACTATAACAACTATGTGATGCTGGGCAACCGCGAGTGTCAGTTGGGCCTGGGTGCCACGGTGACCAACATTGGTAGTAAGATTTCCTATTATGGCGACGAGGAAAGCCAGTTCATCCCCACCAACCTGCGTGTTGGTACCTCGCTGATGATTCCCGTCGACGAATACAACCGCTTCAGTATTGCGGCCGATGCCAACAAACTGCTGGTGCCCACCGTGCCTGTGCAGGGTGTCGACGAGAGCAACTCCGACTATCAGGACCGTGTGCGTCGTCAGTATTCCGACATGTCGAGCATCAAGGGTATGTTCGAGAGCTTCAGCGATGCCCCTGGCGGATTCAAGGAAGAGCTCGAGGAGATTCAGTGGAGCGTGGGTGCCGAATATACCTACCACGACCAGTTTGCCCTGCGTGCCGGTTATCACCACGAGAGTGAGTCGAAGGGCAACCGTAAGTACTTCACCGTGGGTGGCGGCTTCCGTATGAACGTCTTCTCGCTCGATGTGGGCTACGTCATCTCTACTGCCCAGAGCAACCCCCTCGACCAGACCCTTCGTTTCACCCTGGCCTTCGATATGGATGGCCTTAAAGACTTGTTCAAATGATCAGAGTAGGCATGGGATATGATGTCCACCAGTTGGTGGAGGGCTGCGACCTGTGGATGGGCGGCATCAAGTTGGAACACACCATGGGCCTCTTGGGTCATAGCGATGCCGACGTGTTGATTCACGCCATCTGCGATGCCATTCTTGGCGCTGCCAACATGCGCGACATTGGCTATCACTTCCCTGACACCTCGGCCGAGACCGATGGTATGGACAGCAAGATCATCCTCAAGAAGACCATCGAACTCATCGCCACCAAGGGTTATCACCTGGTGAACATCGATGCCACCATCTGTGCCGAGAAGCCCAAGATGAATCCCCATATCCCTGCCATGCAGCAATGCATGGCACAGGTGATAGGCTGCGATCCCGATCAGGTGTCCATCAAAGCCACCACCACCGAGAAGCTGGGCTTCACAGGCCGACAAGAGGGCATTTCGGCCTATGCCGTGGCCCTCATCGAAAAATAGAAAAAAGTGCGTTGCACCTTATTATATATAAGAGTGTCTTGTTTTAAATAAGGTTGACACCATAATGTTGAACTTTTGGTGTCAACCTTATTTAAAACAAGACAAACAAAATCAAGACCAAACAATATGACTAAGAACCAACCAAAACTTATCTTGAAGGGACACGATGAGATCTACCTCATCGATCTTGACCAGGTGCTCTATTTCTTGGCCGACGACCATTATGCCCATGTTTATTATGCCAACGGTTACCATTGCATGGTGCCCTATGGTCTTTCAAAGATTGAGAATTGCTTACAAGAAATGGAGGCCGACACCTCGTTCCTGATGCGCCTTAGCCGCAAATACATTATCAATACCAACCATCTGCAGCGTGTGAGCACTGTGAAGGAGCTGATTGTTCTTCTTGACAATGCCGGTAATGCCGTGACATTACACGTATCGAAGGCAGCCTTAAGAGAAAACATGGAATTGTTCTCAAAACACTAATTCCACGAAAAAAAACATATATTTCACGAATATTGCAAACTTTTTTATTACACGTAACACTTTTTATCGTATCTTTGCCTTTGTTAGCATGTGAATGCTATACGTAATCTAATGACGACTAATACCGTATTTCTTACCAAAAAAGAGGTAGAATACACATAGAATTAATATATTTATTACTATTTATTAACTACAAATTATTTAGCTTATGAAAGCGCAATTTATTTACTCAGTCGCTGCGTTGGCAACGTTTCCAATCGTAGTGAATGCACAGGTTGACGCCGAGGATACCGGCGCTATCACTATTCAGAAGGATGCTACTTCATGGTCGAAGGAGTCAGTTGACCTTGCACCAGGTAAGTATTCATTCTTGAGTGGTATTAATGCTTTTGGCAAAGATGCTGTTCTCTCAATCACGGGTGCAGGCATCAAACAAGGAGTTAACAAGAAACTGGCTGCTACTGATAGCATCGCTGCTGACTTTGAAATCACAGCAAAGTCAAAGGTGACCATTACTGTTACGGCTGCTGCAGCTATGACTGCTAATGCTTCTGTAGCAGAATCAAAAATCCAGTTGAACTTTGATTTCACTAAGGTTGCCCAGTTGTTGAAGATTGAATACAACAAGGTAACCAATGCTTTGGCTGCTGCTAATTATGAGGAAAAGGCTCAAGATGCTCAGCTTCATAGTGCATTGTATGATCGCATCGTAGCAATTGCTGGTGCCAAATATGCATTCTATGCAGCAAACACTGAAGGTTTGCAGGCTATCTATGCTGGTGATCAGACCAATGTTGCCGATTTGCAACTCTATAAGGATATTGTAAAAGCTCTTGAGGATGTTCTTGCTGCGGAGAAGAAGTATCAGCTTGGTCTGCTTGATGGTGATGACGGCTTGAAGGGTTTGAATGCTCGTTATGATGCATTGGCAGCAAGTGTTGATGTGATTTCTTATCAGACAAAGGCTCTGAATGATGCCAAGAAAGCTGCCGAGGATGCACGCGATGCATATAATACAGATGCTACTGCTGAGAAACTGCAGGCAGCTAAGGATGCTCTGAAGGCTTATGGTGATGAGCTTACGAAGGAAGAGGGTGTTAAGAAAGACAATGAGGAGGCTCACACTTCCCTTCTGGAGACTCTGAGCGCTGTATACGGTGGCACTAATAGCTATTATAACACAACCGTTACACAGATTAATACCCTGTATACTGCACGTTATGCAGACCTGAAGAAGGCTTTGGAACCTGCTTTGCAGGATATTGTAACAGGTGAAGACTATACTTCAGTAACCAAGGCTATTCAGGATTCTTACGAGGCTAAGACCGCTAAGTCTAAGAAGTCTGAGCTTGAAATCAAGATTTATGAGTTCAAGCAGAAGCTGACACAGAAGGTATCTGACTTTAATACTGTGAAGGAACAGCTGGCAGCAGTTTACGTTACCTATGATGCAGAGAAGAAGGCTGCTGACGATTTGGTAGAGAAGGCAGAAGACTTCCTGGAAACTTATAAGCAGGCTGTTGATAAAGCAGTAAAGGATTTCTTGGACTTCATTGAGGCTAACGATGAGTTTAAAACTGTTGCAAACCTGACAGATGCAAAAATCACGGATTACCGTGAGGCTATTAAAGCTGCTAAGGAAGAATACACCAAACAGGCAGGCATCTATGCCGATTATAAGACTTTGAAGGCTGAAGTGGAAGCTCAGACCACTTCGCTGGATGGTGTTAAGGACGACATCGATAAGGACGCTAAGGATACCAAGAAGTTGAGCGAGGAGAAATTCAAGCCAACAACTCTTTGGAATACCACAATTACTGATATCGTGGACAAGATTACAGCACTTGATGGAGCTGTTGATAACAACAAGACCGATGCTACAGCTTTCAAGGCTAAGAATGAGTATAAGAATGCTTTGAAGACTATCAAGGATGCCATTAAGTCTCTGAAGGACAATGCTCTTCAGGCAACAGCACTCTTTGCAGGCTTCGATGATAAGTATAACACAGCCGATGAGCTCCAGAAGGCTTTGATGAATCCTGCCGTGGAGCCGAAGGACGACCTCACCAAGCTGAATGTTTGGACTAACCAGGTTACCATCGACGACGCTGTTAAGGCTCGTACACCTTACAAGAACTTCATTGATAATACCGAAGGTAGCATCACAAAGGTTATCGCTGCTTTGAAAGTTAAGCTGAATGTGATGGATGCTAATGGTCCTTTGAAGGGATTTGAGGGCACTATCCTGGATTATCTGAAGACTAAGGCTGTTAATGATGCAGCAAGTGCTGTTACCACTGGTACTGCTACTATGGAAGCCATCAAGGCCAACTATAAGGCTGATGAGCAGAAGTTTGCTCAGCAGATGGATATTGAGGAGTGCAACGGTATTCGTACCAATATTAATAATAAGGCCGTTGTCTTCGAAGCTGCTATTGATGTACTCGAAAAGAACATCAAGGATGGTCTGTATGGTAAAGTTAAGGGCAAGAAGTTGCAGGATGAGCTCGACGCTATCACCAAGAAGATTGATGATGCCAAGGCTGTTGCTGCTAAGGAAGATGCCACAAAGGATGATCTGACTAAGGCTTACAACTCTATTAAGGACTTGATGGATACCGACATCGCAACTGCAACAACTCATGCCGATACCTATAAGAATGAGTTCGCACAGTTCAAGGCAAACTACGAGCTCCTAAATGGTACAAAGGACGATACATCAACTGCTTCTACAGTATTTGGTTTGAAGAAGAAGGTTGCTGAGCAGAAGGAAGTTATTGGTAATTACAAGGATCTGACAGATGCTCAAAAGACTACCTTCAAGAACAATGTCGATGCTGTTGAGTATAAGACGAAGGAGGGTGATCCTCTGAAGGATGTTACATACACCATTGATAATATCCTGACCTTCATCGAGAATGCTATGCAGGCAGAGGAACTGAAGGATGCTGAGGTTGGTAAGTACCAGAATGTCATCAACGAATTGAAGGGTGCTACAATGGCTCCTGTGGCTCAGGCAAGCTACATGAACGAGTTGGAGGGCGCTCTGAAGGGTATCGACTTCGCTAAGGCTAAGGCTGATGTGCTGAAGGCCGATCCTACCGAGAGTAGCTTCTACTATCTGTTGCTTACTGGTACCACGACGAAGGGTCAGTACACCAAGGATTTCAACGACCTGAAGGCTAAGATTGAGGCTGATACCGAAATCACTCTTAACGAGAAGGGTACTTATAACGATGAGATTGCTGCCCTGAAGGCTCTGGTTGAAGGTGCTGCTGCTAAAGCAAAGGCTAACCTGGATGCATTCAATGACGCCAAGAAGCATTACAATAACGTACCAGCTGCTGGCTCTACTGATATTAAGGGTGCCGTTCAGCGTTATGACGAAGCTTGGGAGAAGTTGCTGAAGTGCCCATCTTCAAAGCTTGAAGAGCAGAAGACCGTTATCACTGGTATGAAGGCTGCTTTGGATCAACTCAGTAAGGATGCCGAAACCAACTATAACAATGGTAAGGCTTCGGCTGATGATGCACAGAAGATTGATGACCAGATTAAGGCCATCGAGAATAA from the Prevotella sp. E15-22 genome contains:
- the porU gene encoding type IX secretion system sortase PorU; translation: MLELRRLHIVSLLFIVHCTLFINSISAQNFFNLTADEVKIDSVLPAFNLQQPLGPNYADSVYQVSILYPEFMPMSEADVARYQALTSERPAALPKITQHISVVRRQGFLNLSFVPIAFRDGKYQKLVSFKLDVKATPVTAGRRVAAAAPQQRYASQSVLASGRWVKIRIPETGVYHLSDALVRQAGFSTPAHVRIYGYGGAMQPEVLTADYLMQTDDLQEVPTCTVNGRRLFYGVGPVNWESSNTVARTRNPYSDYGYYFLTEAEGSPLTVDSAAFVASCYPMANDYHELYEVDNYAWYHGGRNLYDSEKLVIGTPRNIPMSAVADSVVWVDLNLSFDKTFDATLLLNGTVLGTLKPSTSVVTSGGLPRDGLALAAQQTWSFKLPVAAINHDGKNIFSLLMTSGSEVRLDWLSLRYQHPKALDLTSNKLPVPEVVYGITNQNHHADPAADMVIIIPASQKFLSQALRLKALHETYDSLRVSIVPADELYNEFSSGTPDANAYRRYMKMLYDRAETAADQPRYLLLFGDGAWDNRMLTSDWRNESADDYLLCYESDNSFSQFYCYVTDDYFGLLDDDEGADVSRAGIDVAVGRLSARTLAQATAMVDKIIDYRTNNHAAAWQNTICILGDDGDSNRHMQDAESVANVVATRYPSYDLKKIYWDAYTRESTSTGNRYPEVEKLVRQQMQRGALVMNYSGHGSVYIMSHEQAVKKEFFSEHMSLNLPLWVTASCDIMPFDGQEENFGELAMYNDYGGAVAFFGTTRTVYANYNCMLNKTFMNHVLSTDANGRRMTMGEAVMKAKNTYVSSYTEMERINKMHYTLLGDPALALAAPTLKAVIDSINGAPATGMQQLKAGSVVTVKGHIDGHPQFKGLATLTVRDQEETVTCRRNDPSLDVAFTFKERPNTIYTGRDSVQNGTFTFQFSVPQDISYSDQAGLMLIYAVSNDKTLEAHGINSAFHLSGSEGSANDGIGPSVYCYLNSEHFMNGGTVNATPYFYAELSDKDGINVAGSGIGHDLELVIDGDMNMTYNLNDAFQYDFGDYRTGRVGYSLPTLADGPHKLLFRAWDVLNNATTAELQFTVEAQQEPLLRSVVCTKNPATTYTQFLITHDRTGSQMDVELEVFDASGRKLWGRVETGIPTDQTYTIAWDLTSSSGSRLRTGVYLYRVLISSNGSRQVSEAKKLIVLGNN
- the porV gene encoding type IX secretion system outer membrane channel protein PorV, which produces MAFGLWLGAVQGASADDYKTNTFNPVEHAVISQTIAPDARSAGMGDVGAATDPDVNSQHWNLAKYPFCISRAGVSLNYTPWLRQLVNDIDLAYVTGYYRIGDYGALSGSLRYFSLGTVYTDGIGEDESTTVKPYEMALDVAYSRMLSEHFSLGVGLRWIYSDLRYDYSEDSKPANTFSADIAMYYNNYVMLGNRECQLGLGATVTNIGSKISYYGDEESQFIPTNLRVGTSLMIPVDEYNRFSIAADANKLLVPTVPVQGVDESNSDYQDRVRRQYSDMSSIKGMFESFSDAPGGFKEELEEIQWSVGAEYTYHDQFALRAGYHHESESKGNRKYFTVGGGFRMNVFSLDVGYVISTAQSNPLDQTLRFTLAFDMDGLKDLFK
- the ispF gene encoding 2-C-methyl-D-erythritol 2,4-cyclodiphosphate synthase → MIRVGMGYDVHQLVEGCDLWMGGIKLEHTMGLLGHSDADVLIHAICDAILGAANMRDIGYHFPDTSAETDGMDSKIILKKTIELIATKGYHLVNIDATICAEKPKMNPHIPAMQQCMAQVIGCDPDQVSIKATTTEKLGFTGRQEGISAYAVALIEK
- a CDS encoding LytTR family transcriptional regulator DNA-binding domain-containing protein; the protein is MTKNQPKLILKGHDEIYLIDLDQVLYFLADDHYAHVYYANGYHCMVPYGLSKIENCLQEMEADTSFLMRLSRKYIINTNHLQRVSTVKELIVLLDNAGNAVTLHVSKAALRENMELFSKH